The following coding sequences lie in one Glycine max cultivar Williams 82 chromosome 19, Glycine_max_v4.0, whole genome shotgun sequence genomic window:
- the LOC100803629 gene encoding Syntaxin-43-like — protein sequence MATRNRTIEFRKHRDAVKSVRAPLSSSASASTGPVIEMVTTSLLPPNRSSSYALLSTQEPAPSTSRDAFTVGLPPSWVDDSEEIATNIQRARVKISELTKAHAKALMPSFGDGKEDQRHIETLTQEITSLLRKSEVRLRRLSAAAGSSEDSNVRKNVQRSLATDLQNLSMDLRRKQSAYLKRLQQQQEGYDGIDLEMSFTGSKFGSQNDEFSDVGFSEEQMTKLKRSEQFSEEREREIEQVVKSVHELAQIMKDLSVLVIDQGTIVDRIDYNIQSVSTSVEEGLKQLQKAERTQKKGGMVMCATTLVIMCFVMLVLLILKEILF from the exons ATGGCGACGAGAAATCGAACAATAGAATTTAGAAAACACAGAGACGCCGTGAAGAGCGTGCGCGCTCCTCTATCCTCCTCGGCATCTGCCTCCACCGGCCCCGTCATCGAAATGGTTACCACTTCGCTTCTTCCTCCCAATCGATCCTCCTCCTATGCTCTTCTAAGCACACAGGAACCTGCTCCATCCACTTCTAG GGATGCGTTTACTGTGGGGTTGCCGCCATCTTGGGTGGATGATTCTGAAGAAATAGCTACGAACATACAACGTGCTAGGGTTAAAATTTCTGAGTTAACCAAAGCTCATGCGAAGGCTTTGATGCCATCCTTTGGGGATGGCAAAGAGGATCAGCGTCATATTGAGACTCTCACCCAGGAAATTACGTCTCTCCTCAGAAAGTCTGAAGTGAGGCTCAGAAGACTTTCTGCTGCTGCTGGATCTTCTGAGGATTCTAATGTTAGGAAAAATGTGCAg CGTTCCCTTGCTACAGATCTTCAGAACCTGTCAATGGATCTCCGGCGAAAACAGTCAGCATATTTGAAACGTTTGCAGCAGCAACAAGAG GGTTATGATGGGATTGACTTGGAGATGAGCTTTACTGGGAGCAAATTTGGATCGCAAAATGATGAATTCAGTGAtgtg GGTTTTAGTGAAGAGCAAATGACAAAGCTAAAGAGAAGTGAGCAGTTCTCAGAGGAAAGGGAAAGAGAGATTGAACAG GTTGTCAAATCAGTCCATGAGCTTGCTCAAATCATGAAGGATCTCTCTGTCCTTGTGATAGACCAG GGAACAATTGTGGATAGAATTGACTACAACATTCAGAGTGTTTCTACATCCGTTGAAGAGGGTCTTAAGCAGTTGCAAAAG GCAGAGAGAACACAGAAAAAAGGAGGGATGGTTATGTGTGCAACAACACTTGTTATAATGTGCTTTGTCATGCTAGTTCTCTTGATACTCAAGGAGATCCTCTTCTAG
- the LOC100804687 gene encoding cellulose synthase-like protein D5 codes for MVKTASPSSSSPVTITVSSGGRRRSMGLTSPIPRASVSANNPASPLRASGCGGRRISGGGASKDGGIEESNTEFVSYTVHIPPTPDRRPLTASEDGKSGTSFISGTIFTGGYNSVTRGHVMECSMESDAQAKTSSSVCGMKGCDEEAIKGRLCGGPCECGFKICRDCYLECGGKNGGGKCPGCKEPYKYVSDDDEDDEEEDEDQPLPLPSMAEFKLDKRLSVVKSFKAQNHPPDFDHTRWLFETKGTYGYGNAVWPKDGYGPNGFDPPPEFGEKARRPLTRKVGVSAAIISPYRLLILLRLAALGLFLTWRVRHPNHEAIWLWAMSITCELWFAFSWILDQLPKLCPVNRVTDLSILKGRFESPNLRNPKGRSDLPGIDVFVSTADPEKEPPLVTANTILSILAIDYPVEKVACYLSDDGGALLTFEALAETASFARIWVPFCRKHHIEPRNPEAYFGQKRDFLKNKVRLDFVRERRRVKREYDEFKVRINSLPESIRRRSDAYNAHEELRAKKKQMEAGSNVSEPIKVPKATWMSDGSHWPGTWASAEQDHSRGDHAGIIQAMLAPPNAELEFGTETDGENLIGTTDVDIRLPMLVYVSREKRPGYDHNKKAGAMNALVRTSAIMSNGPFILNLDCDHYIYNSLAMREGMCFMLDRGGDRICYVQFPQRFEGIDPSDRYANHNTVFFDVSMRALDGLQGPMYVGTGCIFRRTALYGFSPPRATEHHGWLGRRKIKLFLRKPKVSKKEVDEVCLPINGDHNDDDADIESLLLPRRFGNSTSLAASIPVAEYQGRLLQDLQEKGTQGRSAGSLVVPREPLDAATVAEAISVISCFYEDKTEWGKRVGWIYGSVTEDVVTGYRMHNRGWRSVYCVTKRDAFRGTAPINLTDRLHQVLRWATGSVEIFFSRNNALLASPRMKFLQRVAYFNVGMYPFTSMFLIVYCFLPAVSLFSGQFIVQSLSATFLVFLLGITITLCLLALLEIKWSGITLHDWWRNEQFWLIGGTSAHPVAVLQGLLKVIAGVDISFTLTSKSATPEDGDDEFADLYEVKWSFLMVPPITIMMVNSIAIAVGVARTLYSPFPQWSRLVGGVFFSFWVLCHLYPFAKGLMGRRGKVPTIIYVWSGLLSIIISLLWVYINPPSGRTQDYMNFQFP; via the exons ATGGTGAAAACGGCATcgccctcttcttcttctccggtGACCATAACGGTGTCGTCCGGAGGACGACGCCGCAGCATGGGCCTAACCAGTCCTATTCCACGCGCCTCCGTCTCCGCCAACAACCCCGCTTCCCCTCTCAGAGCTTCCGGCTGCGGCGGAAGGCGGATCTCCGGCGGCGGAGCGTCCAAAGACGGCGGCATCGAAGAAAGCAACACCGAATTCGTGTCGTACACCGTCCATATCCCTCCGACGCCGGACCGCAGGCCGCTGACGGCATCGGAGGACGGAAAGAGCGGCACGAGCTTCATCTCCGGCACGATCTTCACGGGAGGGTACAACTCCGTGACGCGCGGCCACGTCATGGAGTGCTCGATGGAGAGCGACGCGCAGGCGAAAACGTCGTCGTCGGTTTGCGGAATGAAGGGCTGCGACGAAGAAGCGATAAAGGGAAGGCTGTGTGGTGGGCCGTGCGAGTGCGGGTTCAAGATCTGCAGAGACTGCTACTTGGAGTGTGGTGGGAAGAACGGTGGAGGAAAGTGTCCTGGGTGCAAAGAGCCCTATAAGTATGTgagtgatgatgatgaagatgatgaggaAGAGGACGAGGACCAGCCTCTTCCTCTGCCTTCCATGGCGGAGTTTAAGTTGGATAAGAGGCTTTCTGTTGTGAAGTCGTTCAAGGCGCAGAATCATCCTCCTGACTTTGACCACACGAGATGGCTATTTGAGACGAAGGGAACTTATGGCTATGGAAACGCCGTGTGGCCTAAAGATGGGTATGGTCCTAACGGGTTCGATCCCCCTCCGGAGTTTGGAGAGAAGGCTAGAAGACCTTTGACTAGGAAGGTTGGAGTTTCAGCTGCTATTATCAGCCCTTATAG GTTGCTTATTCTGCTGCGTCTTGCTGCCTTGGGTTTATTTCTTACGTGGAGGGTTAGACACCCAAACCATGAAGCGATTTGGCTATGGGCTATGTCAATTACCTGTGAgctttggtttgcattttcgtGGATTCTTGATCAGCTTCCTAAGCTCTGTCCTGTGAACAGAGTCACTGATCTCTCTATTCTGAAAGGGCGGTTTGAGTCTCCAAACCTGCGAAACCCGAAAGGGAGGTCTGATCTTCCAGGAATTGACGTGTTTGTTTCCACGGCAGACCCTGAAAAGGAACCTCCTCTTGTCACCGCCAACACCATTCTCTCGATCCTTGCAATTGATTATCCAGTGGAGAAGGTCGCGTGTTACTTGTCTGATGATGGTGGAGCTTTGTTGACATTTGAAGCCCTTGCTGAGACTGCTAGCTTTGCTAGAATTTGGGTTCCTTTCTGTAGAAAGCACCACATAGAGCCGCGAAACCCTGAAGCATATTTTGGGCAGAAGCGTGATTTTCTCAAGAACAAGGTCCGGTTGGACTTTGTGAGAGAGAGGAGAAGGGTGAAGAGGGAGTATGATGAGTTCAAAGTGAGGATAAACTCCTTGCCTGAATCCATAAGGAGAAGATCTGATGCTTACAATGCTCATGAGGAGCTACGAGCCAAGAAGAAACAGATGGAAGCAGGTTCCAATGTCTCTGAACCCATTAAAGTTCCTAAAGCTACATGGATGTCTGATGGTTCTCATTGGCCAGGAACTTGGGCTTCAGCAGAACAAGACCACTCAAGAGGGGACCACGCTGGTATAATCCAG GCAATGTTAGCTCCACCAAATGCAGAACTAGAATTTGGTACAGAAACTGATGGGGAGAACTTGATTGGCACAACAGATGTTGATATTAGGCTTCCCATGCTTGTTTATGTGTCTCGTGAGAAGAGGCCGGGATATGATCACAACAAGAAAGCGGGAGCAATGAATGCTCTTGTTCGCACCAGCGCCATCATGTCCAATGGACCATTCATTCTGAATCTCGACTGCGATCACTACATCTACAACTCCTTGGCTATGAGGGAAGGCATGTGCTTTATGCTTGACAGGGGTGGTGATAGGATATGCTACGTTCAGTTCCCTCAAAGGTTTGAGGGCATTGACCCTAGTGACCGATACGCAAACCACAACACAGTGTTCTTTGATGTGAGCATGAGAGCTCTTGATGGCTTGCAAGGCCCCATGTATGTGGGAACGGGTTGCATATTCAGAAGAACAGCTCTCTATGGATTTAGTCCTCCAAGAGCCACAGAACACCATGGTTGGTTAGGCAGGAGGAAAATCAAGTTATTTTTGAGAAAGCCAAAGGTGTCAAAAAAGGAGGTGGATGAAGTTTGTCTGCCAATAAATGGTGATCACAATGATGACGATGCAGACATAGAGTCCTTGCTTCTTCCCAGAAGGTTTGGCAACTCTACTTCTCTTGCTGCATCCATTCCTGTGGCGGAATACCAGGGAAGGTTGCTTCAAGATTTGCAAGAAAAGGGAACACAAGGAAGGTCAGCAGGTTCCCTTGTCGTGCCTCGCGAGCCATTGGATGCAGCCACTGTTGCTGAGGCAATAAGTGTGATATCTTGTTTCTATGAGGATAAAACTGAATGGGGCAAACGAGTGGGGTGGATATATGGTTCAGTTACAGAAGATGTTGTCACTGGTTATAGAATGCACAATAGAGGTTGGAGATCAGTGTACTGTGTGACCAAAAGGGATGCCTTTAGAGGAACAGCTCCAATCAATTTGACAGATAGGCTCCACCAAGTGCTTCGATGGGCAACAGGTTCTGTTGAGATTTTCTTCTCAAGGAACAATGCATTATTAGCAAGTCCTAGAATGAAGTTCCTGCAGAGGGTGGCATATTTCAATGTAGGAATGTACCCTTTCACTTCAATGTTTTTGATCGTCTATTGTTTTCTACCAGCAGTATCACTATTTTCGGGACAGTTTATAGTCCAATCCCTCAGTGCAACATTCCTAGTGTTCTTGCTGGGCATCACAATTACATTGTGCTTGCTTGCACTGCTAGAGATCAAGTGGTCAGGAATCACTCTACATGATTGGTGGCGAAATGAACAGTTCTGGTTGATTGGTGGAACAAGTGCTCACCCTGTTGCTGTTTTACAAGGATTGTTGAAGGTCATAGCAGGAGTGGACATATCATTCACTCTAACCTCAAAGTCAGCCACCCCAGAAGATGGAGATGATGAGTTTGCAGATCTTTATGAAGTGAAGTGGAGCTTTCTAATGGTCCCTCCAATCACTATTATGATGGTGAATTCCATTGCTATTGCTGTAGGGGTTGCCAGGACTTTGTACAGTCCATTTCCACAATGGAGCAGACTTGTAGGAGGGGTGTTTTTCAGCTTTTGGGTATTGTGCCATCTTTACCCCTTTGCAAAGGGTCTCATGGGAAGGAGAGGGAAGGTTCCTACCATCATCTATGTTTGGTCTGGATTGCTCTCCATCATTATCTCTTTGCTTTGGGTGTACATAAACCCTCCTTCAGGAAGAACTCAAGATTACATGAATTTTCAATTCCCTTAA
- the LOC100805221 gene encoding probable galacturonosyltransferase-like 7 — MFRITRFSGFFSAAMFVIVLVILSPSFQSEAIRSSHRFSFRKAPPFRNAAECGSISGETTTVCDPSLVHVAITLDVDYLRGSIAAVHSILHNSLCPENIFFHFLVSDTNLQTLVESTFPNLKFNVYYFDPNIVAHLISSSVRQALEQPLNYARNYLVDLLESCVERVIYLDSDLVVVDDVAKLWSASLDSRAIGAPEYCHANFTKYFTAGFWSEPRLSGTFAQRRACYFNTGVMVMDLVKWRKEGYTKRIERWMEIQKSDRIYELGSLPPFLLVFAGHVAPIEHRWNQHGLGGDNVKGSCRDLHPGPVSLLHWSGSGKPWIRLSSKRPCPLDSLWAPFDLYAHSSS, encoded by the coding sequence atgtTTCGGATAACGAGATTCTCGGGGTTTTTCTCCGCCGCAATGTTTGTGATTGTTCTTGTTATTCTCTCCCCCTCCTTCCAATCCGAAGCCATTCGATCCTCCCACCGATTTTCCTTCCGGAAAGCCCCTCCGTTCCGCAATGCCGCCGAATGCGGTTCAATTTCCGGTGAAACCACCACCGTCTGCGACCCTTCCTTGGTCCACGTCGCCATAACCCTCGACGTCGACTACCTCCGCGGCTCAATCGCCGCCGTGCACTCCATCCTCCACAACTCCCTCTGTCCGGAGAACATCTTCTTCCATTTCCTCGTCTCCGACACCAACCTCCAAACCCTAGTTGAATCCACGTTCCCTAACTTGAAGTTCAACGTCTATTACTTCGATCCGAACATCGTCGCTCACTTGATCTCCTCCTCCGTGCGGCAGGCGTTGGAGCAGCCTCTCAATTACGCGAGAAATTACCTCGTTGACCTTCTGGAGAGTTGCGTGGAGAGGGTGATCTACTTGGACTCCGATCTGGTGGTAGTGGATGACGTGGCGAAACTGTGGAGCGCGAGTCTGGACTCACGCGCCATCGGCGCGCCGGAGTACTGCCACGCGAACTTCACGAAGTATTTCACGGCGGGGTTCTGGTCGGAGCCGAGGTTGTCGGGGACGTTCGCGCAGCGGAGGGCGTGCTACTTCAACACGGGGGTGATGGTGATGGATCTGGTGAAGTGGAGGAAGGAAGGGTACACCAAGAGAATCGAGAGGTGGATGGAGATTCAGAAGAGTGATAGGATCTACGAGCTTGGTTCTCTGCCGCCGTTTTTGCTGGTGTTTGCGGGACACGTGGCGCCCATTGAGCACCGGTGGAACCAGCATGGTTTGGGCGGGGATAACGTGAAGGGTAGTTGCCGTGACTTGCACCCTGGTCCGGTTAGTTTGTTGCATTGGTCTGGTAGTGGGAAGCCATGGATCCGTTTAAGTTCCAAACGCCCCTGTCCTCTGGATTCTCTATGGGCTCCCTTTGATTTGTATGCACACTCTTCCTCTTAA
- the LOC100805758 gene encoding uncharacterized protein — MEGISVGLKKYWRRSIRGYQRLHVSDRRKKETVQLGGSQRRRRWRIKLARKIRIPKISSPKKLVLWVRDAYVRMMLGMANSMGASAVGYGGDAAFTAKGGFERAPPPKEYDQKMIIHMYKSLIMAQGQLLPRDSTPKPATTTMVTTF, encoded by the coding sequence ATGGAAGGTATCTCAGTGGGTTTGAAGAAGTACTGGAGAAGAAGCATTAGGGGATACCAAAGATTACACGTCTCGGATCGGCGAAAGAAGGAAACGGTTCAGCTTGGAGGCAGCCAGAGAAGGAGGAGATGGCGCATAAAGTTAGCTCGTAAGATCAGAATTCCCAAAATCTCTTCTCCAAAGAAATTGGTGCTGTGGGTCAGAGACGCCTACGTCAGGATGATGCTGGGTATGGCTAACTCCATGGGTGCCTCCGCCGTCGGCTACGGCGGAGACGCCGCGTTCACCGCCAAGGGTGGATTCGAGAGGGCCCCACCGCCCAAGGAGTACGACCAGAAGATGATCATACATATGTACAAGTCCTTGATTATGGCACAGGGACAGTTGCTGCCGCGAGATTCAACACCCAAACCTGCCACAACAACAATGGTTACCACATTCTGA
- the LOC100806287 gene encoding uncharacterized protein, whose product MQSRLAEATRRTSCALSSTTRFTLKRQLCSGTRIRTADPEIHSGELEAGPKVHRGQPQGISTQDKAKEARYSETERNASKAHEMLKSPKSPCEPSRKLKSAGVNQRLDPSIQQKREKGSKVGIEEVSCAGLDGTPWPEDTNKGKEKEDNREYFKRHKASPLSEIEFLDSRKPITRASDKTADSGRGVGVIGWLPEQMETAEETLMRAAEMWRERAMRGDPDAPHSRVLRALRGEDF is encoded by the exons ATGCAGTCAAGACTAGCAGAAGCAACAAGGAGAACATCTTGTGCATTATCCTCAACCACTCGCTTCACTCTAAAACGACAACTTTGCTCTGGCACTCGTATCCGAACCGCAGACCCCGAAATTCATTCGGGAGAGCTAGAAGCTGGTCCCAAAGTTCACAGAGGACAACCCCAA GGTATAAGTACACAAGATAAAGCGAAGGAAGCCAGGTATTCTGAAACAGAACGCAATGCGAGCAAAGCGCACGAGATGTTGAAATCTCCAAAATCTCCTTGTGAACCTTCACGGAAACTGAAGAGCGCGGGGGTGAACCAGAGATTGGACCCAAGCATTCAGCAAAAGCGGGAGAAAGGGTCGAAGGTGGGTATTGAAGAGGTGAGCTGTGCTGGTCTTGATGGAACGCCGTGGCCAGAGGACACAAACAaagggaaagagaaagaagataaCAGAGAGTACTTTAAACGCCACAAGGCATCGCCCTTGTCGGAGATAGAGTTTCTGGATTCACGAAAGCCGATTACTCGAGCCTCCGACAAGACCGCGGATTCTGGAAGAGGTGTCGGTGTGATTGGCTGGCTGCCGGAGCAGATGGAGACGGCGGAGGAAACGCTGATGAGGGCCGCTGAGATGTGGCGAGAGAGAGCCATGAGGGGTGATCCTGATGCGCCTCATTCAAGGGTCCTCAGAGCTCTTCGTGGTGAAGACTTTTGA